A genomic region of Campylobacter corcagiensis contains the following coding sequences:
- a CDS encoding 2-oxoacid:acceptor oxidoreductase family protein: protein MKQLRFVGVGGQGVILAGEILAAAKIKDGGYGVKASTYTSQVRGGPTKVDILLDDEEIRYPYADEGNIDFMLATANKSYQIYKDGLRNGGIMVIEPNLVTPSDEDRKRWQIYEIPIISIAKDEVGNVITQSVVALGVAVALTGVMDLELVKTKMLSSVPEKTKEINAKAYDFGVKAALAAK from the coding sequence ATGAAACAGCTGAGATTTGTAGGAGTTGGGGGGCAAGGCGTTATTTTAGCAGGGGAAATTTTAGCTGCTGCAAAGATAAAAGATGGTGGATACGGCGTAAAAGCATCAACTTATACTTCGCAAGTTAGAGGCGGTCCAACAAAGGTTGATATTTTACTTGATGATGAAGAGATAAGATATCCATATGCTGATGAAGGAAATATTGATTTTATGTTAGCAACTGCTAATAAAAGCTATCAAATTTACAAAGATGGCTTAAGAAATGGCGGTATAATGGTCATAGAACCCAATTTGGTAACTCCAAGCGATGAAGATAGAAAAAGGTGGCAAATTTATGAAATTCCTATCATATCTATCGCAAAAGATGAAGTTGGAAATGTCATAACCCAAAGTGTTGTTGCTTTGGGTGTGGCTGTAGCTTTAACTGGTGTAATGGATTTAGAGTTAGTAAAAACTAAAATGCTCTCATCTGTTCCAGAAAAAACAAAAGAAATTAATGCCAAAGCTTATGATTTTGGAGTAAAAGCAGCACTGGCTGCAAAATAA